The Mycobacteriales bacterium genome segment TGGTTGCGGCCGAGGATGTTCTCCTTGATCTCGCGGGTCAGCTCCGGATAGTCGTGCTGCTCCCGCAGGTCCTCCGGAATCTCGAAGTCCCAGAACATCTCCAGGTACGGCTGCGGGTGGCGCGCCGTGGCGCCGGAGGACCAGAAGATCTTGTCGGCGCCTCCCCAGAACAGCAGGGTGCCGAGCATGTGCGCGAACTGGCGGGGTTGGCGCGAGAGCATGAACGCCGCGGTGGTCTCGAGGTTGACGGTCACGTTGGGGAACCGCTGGAGCTGCCAGGCCGTCTCTTCCAGGTACGCGATTCCGCCGTGGACGATCTCGAAGGTCAGGTCGGGGAAGGCCGATGCCGCTCCGGCTACGTCATAGGGTGCGAAGGGCTCGCTGGGCACCTGGCCCTGTGGGACGGCCTTGTGGGTAGCGACGATCTTGCCGCCGAGTTGCTGAATCCGCTCCAGGATCGGGAACGCGATCTCAGGGTCGTCCAGGCGGTAACTGTTGACCTTGCCGTTGACGATGTCCATCGGATACATCTTGATCCCGATGGCCTTCTCCTCGACGATCATCTGCTCGACGATGTCCAGCGCATCCGGCTGCCAGGGGCTGACCGGGCCGTAGAGCGCGACCCGGTCGGGCCAACGTTCCCGCATGGCCTTACCCACCCACAGCGCCGAGCCACCGTCCTGATAGATGCCGTAGAGCGGAACCCCGTGGTAGATGCACACGTCGGTGTCGGACTCGGCGAACAGCGCTCCGCCAAGCAGGTCCGGGTCGTGGCCGTTCTCGAATCGCTCGCGGCTCAGGATGTAGCGCTGGTCGCCGAATGGCACGTTACCGATGTGCCCGCCCCACAGGGTTTCGGTGAGCTGCGCGGCAATCCGCTCCTTGAACGGCCCCGGGACGTAGTTGTCGGCGCGGAAGTTGTAGCCGTGCACCGTCGAGTCGATCACAAAGACGTCCTCGAGGGGCCTCGTGGCCTGTGTTGCGGTCATCGTCGCTCCGCTGTGGTACCTCGGGTCCACTCACGAGGGGACGACGTGCCGGCGACGCAGTAGCTGGCGCGACTGCTCGCACGCGCCCTCGGGATCGTGGACGTGGGCGTAGTAGGACTGACCAAGCCATAATTACCCAGTTAACTTGGTAACTAGCTTCTTACGGCAGCGGCGCCCGACTGTCAACAGACCGTCCCCGAACGTCCGACCGGCACAAGCGACCAGCACGGGCGCGCCGATGAGCCCAGAACGCGATTGCGCTCAACTATGCTGATGCGATGCCGACCCGTCACAATGCCGATACGCGGGCCGTCGCGCAGATCGTCGAACGCCCCGTTCGTACGCGGCGGGGTGCCGCGGAGGTCGAGCAGGCGATCTCTGATGCTGTCCTGGCCGAACTGGCTGAGGTCGGATTCGGCCGGCTCACCTTCGAGAGCGTCGCTGAGCGCGCGGGCACCGGTAAGAGCCCGCTGTACCGACGGTGGCCGGATACGACCTGTCTGGTGATCGACACATTGGAGGAGCTGGGCATGGACCCAGCCGGATACGCACGAACGGGCATTCTCCGCGATGATCTGATCGGGTTCACGCATCACATGACTAAAATGCAGAAGGGTGTCAGGGGTAACGCATTCCGCAGCCTTCTGGGAGAAGCACACCGCTATCCCCCACTATTATCTCGATTCAAGTCAGAGGTTCTCCAGCCACTCTTCGACGCATTGAGCGAACTACTGCGGGACGCCGCCGGTCGCGGCGAGATATCTTCGGAACGCTTGACACCCGTCGTTCTTGAAGTGCTCCACGCACTGATCATCAAGCGCGCACTGCTCGAAACTCACGTTCTGACGAGGAAAGACATCGCTGAGATGGTTGACGAGGTACTCCTGCCTCTCGTCATCGCGTGAGAGCTGCCTGACAGACGCATGGGCCGTGCTCAGGCCGCCTCGTGGACTAGCTCGCCGGCGAACCAGGTGCGCAACACCCGGGTGCGGTGGATCTGATCCACGGGGATCTGGAACAGGTGGCGATCCAGGGCAACGAAGTCGGCGGACAGACCGGCCCTCAGCATGCCGGTCTCGCCCGCCAGACCCATCGCGCGGGCCGGTTGCACGGTATGCGCTCGCAACGCGGTGGGCAGGTCCAACGCCTGATCCGCGGCGAGCGTCCCGGGAAAGGCCGTGTCGGGGTTGCGGCGGGTGATCATGGTCTGGATGCTCAGCCACGGATCGGGTCGCTCGACGGCGGCCGGCCAATCGCACCCGGCGGCAATCG includes the following:
- a CDS encoding amidohydrolase family protein; its protein translation is MTATQATRPLEDVFVIDSTVHGYNFRADNYVPGPFKERIAAQLTETLWGGHIGNVPFGDQRYILSRERFENGHDPDLLGGALFAESDTDVCIYHGVPLYGIYQDGGSALWVGKAMRERWPDRVALYGPVSPWQPDALDIVEQMIVEEKAIGIKMYPMDIVNGKVNSYRLDDPEIAFPILERIQQLGGKIVATHKAVPQGQVPSEPFAPYDVAGAASAFPDLTFEIVHGGIAYLEETAWQLQRFPNVTVNLETTAAFMLSRQPRQFAHMLGTLLFWGGADKIFWSSGATARHPQPYLEMFWDFEIPEDLREQHDYPELTREIKENILGRN
- a CDS encoding TetR/AcrR family transcriptional regulator; translation: MPTRHNADTRAVAQIVERPVRTRRGAAEVEQAISDAVLAELAEVGFGRLTFESVAERAGTGKSPLYRRWPDTTCLVIDTLEELGMDPAGYARTGILRDDLIGFTHHMTKMQKGVRGNAFRSLLGEAHRYPPLLSRFKSEVLQPLFDALSELLRDAAGRGEISSERLTPVVLEVLHALIIKRALLETHVLTRKDIAEMVDEVLLPLVIA
- a CDS encoding amidohydrolase family protein; amino-acid sequence: VARGLGAKLHATADGTVRQALDAIATIRERHGNDAIFHIAHPEFVHPDDVARFAELGVIADASPGLWFPNPMNAAIAAQVQPHYLGRIWPLRELHQAGVPIAAGCDWPAAVERPDPWLSIQTMITRRNPDTAFPGTLAADQALDLPTALRAHTVQPARAMGLAGETGMLRAGLSADFVALDRHLFQIPVDQIHRTRVLRTWFAGELVHEAA